A region from the Achromobacter seleniivolatilans genome encodes:
- a CDS encoding efflux RND transporter periplasmic adaptor subunit has product MNKKSAMWRSAAVVTLTASALTLAACGKKQDAPQAGKPQVTVVTLTTQPVSLTTELPGRTSAFRVAEVRPQVNGIVQKRLFTEGGEVKAGEQLYQIDPALYQASLDSQKAALARAQAQQKTAALLAERYKPLVSTRAVSQQTYDNAVASRDQAAADVMSAKAAMDTARINLVYTKVLSPIDGIIGRSAVTEGALVTANQTSALAAVQQIDPIYVDVTQSSVQLLRLQDALASGQLKKADGEQAALVTLTLEDGSQYKQSGKLQFSEVTVDPGTGSITLRAVFPNPDRRLLPGMFVRARLADGVAADGLLVPQRGVTRNQRGVPTALVVNAKNQVELRELKTDRAIGDKWLVTDGLAAGDKVIVEGLQMVRPGAEVVATEAGANAQQPQAGAAAANAAPAKQ; this is encoded by the coding sequence ATGAATAAGAAAAGCGCTATGTGGCGCAGCGCGGCAGTCGTCACGCTGACGGCATCGGCTCTCACCTTGGCCGCTTGCGGCAAGAAGCAAGACGCGCCCCAGGCGGGCAAGCCTCAAGTCACGGTTGTAACCCTGACTACGCAGCCCGTTTCCCTGACCACCGAATTGCCGGGCCGTACGTCGGCCTTCCGCGTGGCCGAGGTGCGTCCCCAGGTCAATGGCATCGTCCAGAAGCGCCTGTTCACCGAAGGCGGTGAGGTCAAGGCGGGCGAACAGCTCTATCAGATTGATCCCGCGCTCTATCAGGCCAGCTTGGACAGCCAGAAGGCAGCCCTGGCCCGCGCTCAGGCGCAACAGAAGACGGCCGCCTTGCTGGCCGAGCGATACAAGCCGCTGGTGTCCACGCGCGCTGTCAGCCAACAGACCTATGACAACGCCGTGGCATCGCGCGACCAGGCTGCCGCCGATGTGATGTCGGCCAAGGCAGCCATGGATACGGCTCGCATCAATCTGGTCTACACCAAGGTGCTGTCGCCGATCGACGGCATCATCGGCCGGTCGGCAGTGACGGAAGGCGCGCTGGTTACGGCCAACCAGACCTCGGCTTTAGCCGCAGTGCAGCAAATCGATCCGATCTATGTGGACGTTACACAGTCCAGCGTCCAACTGCTGCGTTTGCAAGATGCGCTGGCCAGCGGTCAGTTGAAGAAGGCCGACGGCGAACAAGCCGCGCTGGTCACGCTGACGCTGGAAGACGGTTCGCAATACAAGCAAAGCGGCAAGCTCCAGTTCTCGGAAGTCACGGTTGATCCGGGCACGGGTTCGATCACGTTGCGCGCGGTGTTCCCCAATCCGGACCGCCGCCTGTTGCCCGGCATGTTCGTGCGCGCTCGTCTGGCCGATGGCGTCGCCGCCGATGGCCTGCTTGTGCCGCAACGCGGCGTGACGCGCAACCAGCGCGGCGTGCCGACGGCGCTGGTCGTGAATGCGAAGAACCAGGTGGAATTGCGCGAACTGAAGACCGACCGCGCCATTGGCGACAAGTGGCTGGTCACCGACGGTCTGGCCGCAGGCGACAAGGTCATCGTGGAAGGTTTGCAAATGGTGCGTCCGGGCGCTGAGGTGGTTGCCACCGAAGCCGGCGCCAACGCGCAGCAGCCGCAGGCGGGGGCCGCAGCGGCCAATGCCGCCC
- a CDS encoding LysR family transcriptional regulator, with the protein MELFVEVAKTHSFSRAAATLGVPKSTLSRQVAELERSVGLRLLSRTTRKVELTDAGRLYFERCQRIVAEAQIAHEELQKLVDTPAGPLRVNMPADFGTDFLAESFMEFSRRYPDVTFFLDLANPDHASRVFQTCDISIEIGDLPDSTQIARLLGMLPAHLYASHEYLEKHGEPRHPSDLTRHECIEFRAEGAGRVTRWPLSNGDQHIEFTPGNRFSVNGVAMARRLAMLGAGIAVLVGGQTAEQQSRQLKRVLPDWQLGPFPVYAVTETRLLPAKTRIFIEFLMERLGSNGQAKDTPAFMK; encoded by the coding sequence ATGGAACTCTTCGTAGAGGTCGCCAAAACGCATAGTTTTAGCCGCGCGGCGGCGACACTAGGCGTCCCGAAATCCACCTTGTCTCGCCAGGTGGCCGAATTGGAGCGATCTGTGGGGTTGCGCCTGTTGAGCCGCACCACCCGCAAAGTGGAACTGACCGATGCCGGCCGGCTGTACTTTGAACGCTGCCAGCGCATCGTGGCCGAAGCGCAGATTGCCCATGAAGAGCTGCAAAAGCTGGTCGACACGCCTGCCGGGCCGCTACGGGTGAATATGCCCGCGGATTTCGGCACCGACTTTCTGGCTGAGTCATTCATGGAGTTCTCCCGCCGCTATCCCGACGTCACCTTTTTCCTGGATCTGGCCAACCCGGACCATGCTTCGCGCGTGTTCCAGACCTGCGACATTTCCATCGAGATCGGCGACCTGCCCGATTCGACACAGATTGCGAGACTGCTGGGCATGCTGCCAGCCCATCTATACGCCTCGCACGAATACTTGGAGAAACACGGCGAACCCCGGCACCCCAGCGACTTGACCCGCCATGAGTGCATTGAGTTCCGCGCCGAAGGCGCAGGCCGCGTAACACGCTGGCCCCTCAGCAACGGTGACCAGCACATTGAGTTCACCCCGGGTAACCGGTTTTCAGTCAATGGAGTCGCCATGGCGCGCCGCCTGGCCATGCTGGGCGCAGGCATCGCAGTGCTGGTGGGAGGTCAGACGGCCGAGCAACAATCCCGCCAGTTAAAGCGCGTGCTGCCAGACTGGCAGTTGGGGCCATTTCCGGTCTACGCGGTCACCGAAACGCGGCTCCTGCCCGCCAAGACCCGGATCTTCATCGAATTTCTGATGGAGCGCCTGGGCAGCAACGGGCAGGCGAAGGATACTCCCGCTTTTATGAAATAA
- a CDS encoding pseudouridine synthase has product MEKVRISKLMSERGLCSRREADSYIERGWVRVDGVVVSELGARAFPDQVITLERAAQARQTSRVTILINKPVGYVSGQAEKGYTPAVALIDARSRFAGDRHPQRFDRGHLEGLAVAGRLDIDSQGLLVLTQDGRIAKHLIGEDSSVDKEYLVRVQGDLSDQGLALLNHGLSLDGKKLKPAIVRWQNHDQLRFVLREGKKRQIRRMCELVGLKVVGLKRVRIGRVSLGDLPLGQWRYLRDDEAF; this is encoded by the coding sequence ATGGAAAAAGTACGAATCTCCAAGCTCATGTCCGAGCGCGGACTCTGTTCGCGCCGCGAGGCCGACAGCTATATCGAACGCGGCTGGGTCCGCGTGGACGGGGTTGTGGTGTCCGAATTGGGCGCCCGGGCCTTTCCCGACCAGGTCATCACGCTTGAGCGCGCCGCGCAGGCGCGCCAGACTTCGCGTGTCACCATTCTGATCAATAAGCCCGTGGGTTATGTGTCCGGCCAGGCCGAAAAAGGCTATACGCCTGCCGTGGCGCTGATCGACGCGCGCTCGCGCTTTGCTGGCGATCGCCATCCTCAACGCTTTGACCGCGGGCATCTGGAAGGGCTGGCCGTGGCCGGCCGCCTGGATATTGATTCCCAAGGCTTGCTGGTGCTGACGCAGGACGGCCGCATAGCCAAGCACCTGATCGGTGAAGACTCAAGCGTCGACAAGGAATACCTGGTGCGCGTACAGGGCGACCTGTCCGACCAGGGGTTGGCGCTGTTGAATCATGGCCTGTCGCTGGACGGCAAGAAGCTCAAGCCCGCAATCGTGCGCTGGCAGAATCACGATCAGCTGCGTTTTGTGCTGCGCGAAGGCAAGAAGCGTCAGATTCGCCGCATGTGCGAACTGGTCGGGTTAAAGGTGGTGGGCTTGAAGCGCGTACGGATCGGCCGCGTATCGCTGGGCGATCTGCCGCTGGGGCAGTGGCGCTATCTGCGCGACGACGAAGCCTTTTGA